One stretch of Tenrec ecaudatus isolate mTenEca1 chromosome 18, mTenEca1.hap1, whole genome shotgun sequence DNA includes these proteins:
- the GAPDHS gene encoding glyceraldehyde-3-phosphate dehydrogenase, testis-specific, protein MSKRDIVLTNVTVVQLLRQPCPVVRPPPPPEPKVEAEPEPPPEPKVVAEEPVEDEPPPPPPSPPPPPPPPPPPPPPPPPAPVKKQLTVGINGFGRIGRLVLRACLEKGVKVVAVNDPFIDPEYMVYMFKYDSTHGRYKGSVECKNGRLVVDKQEISVFQCKQPKEIPWNSVGNPYVVESTGVYLSLEAASNHITAGARRVVISAPSPDAPMFVMGVNEKDYNPNSMKVISNASCTTNCLAPLAKVIHEKFGIVEGLMTTVHSYTATQKTVDGPSKKAWRDGRGAHQNIIPASTGAAKAVGQVIPELKGKLTGMAFRVPTPDVSVVDLTCRLARPAPYDIIKEAIKTAAKGPLAGILAYTEDEVVSSDFLTNPHSSIFDAKAGIALNDNFVKLISWYDNEYGYSHRVVDLLNYMFNLEK, encoded by the exons ATGTCGAAGCGCGACATCGTCCTCACCAATGTCACCGTTGTCCAGCTACTGCGACAGCCATGCCCAG TGGTcagaccaccaccgccacctgagCCCAAGGTTGAGGCCGAGCCAGAGCCCCCACCTGAACCCAAAGTAGTTGCTGAGGAGCCTGTAGAAGATgagccgccgccaccgccaccatcaccaccgccaccaccgccacccccaccaccaccaccacccccacctccacccgcaCCGGTGAAGAAGCAGTTGACTGTTGGCATCAATGG ATTTGGACGCATCGGCCGCCTGGTGCTGCGtgcctgcctggagaagggtgttAAGGTGGTGGCGGTGAACGACCCCTTCATTGACCCAGAATATATG GTATACATGTTTAAGTATGATTCCACCCACGGCAGATACAAGGGCAGCGTGGAGTGCAAGAACGGGCGGCTGGTGGTGGACAAGCAAGAGATCAGCGTTTTCCAGTG CAAGCAGCCCAAAGAAATCCCCTGGAATTCAGTGGGGAACCCATATGTGGTTGAGTCCACAGGCGTGTACCTCTCTTTAGAGGCAGCTTCG AACCACATCACGGCGGGGGCCAGACGGGTGGTCATCAGTGCACCCTCCCCAGACGCGCCCATGTTCGTCATGGGTGTCAACGAAAAGGACTACAACCCCAACAGCATGAAAGTCATCAG CAATGCGTCCTGCACCACCAACTGCCTGGCccccctggccaaggtcatccaTGAGAAATTTGGGATTGTGGAAGGACTGATG ACCACAGTCCACTCCTACACAGCCACCCAGAAGACCGTGGACGGGCCCTCAAAGAAGGCCTGGCGAGATGGGCGGGGTGCCCACCAGAACATCATCCCAGCCTCCACAGGGGCTGCCAAGGCCGTAGGCCAGGTCATCCCGGAGCTGAAGGG GAAGTTGACAGGCATGGCCTTCCGAGTGCCAACCCCAGACGTGTCTGTGGTGGACCTGACCTGCCGTCTGGCCAGGCCAGCCCCATACGACATCATCAAAGAGGCCATCAAAACGGCCGCCAAGGGGCCCCTGGCCGGCATCCTTGCCTACACTGAGGATGAG GTGGTCTCCTCCGACTTCCTCACGAATCCCCACTCCTCCATCTTTGATGCCAAGGCCGGCATAGCGCTCAACGACAATTTCGTGAAGCTCATTTCCTG GTATGACAATGAATACGGTTACAGTCACCGGGTGGTCGATCTCCTGAACTACATGTTCAACCTAGAAAAGTGA
- the TMEM147 gene encoding BOS complex subunit TMEM147 produces the protein MTLFHFGNCFALAYFPYFITYKCSGLSEYNAFWKCVQAGVTYLFVQLCKMLFLATFFPTWEGGIYDFIGEFMKASVDVADLIGLNLVMSRNAGKGEYKIMVAALGWATAELIMSRCIPLWVGARGIEFDWKYIQMSIDSNISLVHYIIASAQVWMITRYDLHHSFRPAVVVLMLLSVYKAFVMETFVHLCSLGSWTALLARAVVTGLLALSTLALYVAVVNVHS, from the exons ATGACGCTGTTCCACTTCGGCAACTGTTTCGCCCTGGCGTACTTCCCCTACTTCATCACGTACAAGTGCAGCGGCCT gtccgAGTACAATGCCTTCTGGAAATGCGTCCAGGCCGGGGTCACCTACCTCTTTGTGCAGCTGTGCAAG ATGCTGTTCCTGGCCACTTTCTTTCCCACCTGGGAAGGCGGCATCTATGACTTCATAGGG GAGTTCATGAAGGCCAGCGTGGACGTGGCCGACCTCATAGGCCTGAACCTTGTCATGTCCCGGAATGCCGGCAAGGGGGAGTACAAGATCATGGTCGCTGCCCTGGGCTGGGCCACCGCAGAGCTCATTATGTCCCG CTGCATCCCCCTCTGGGTCGGAGCCCGCGGCATTGAATTTGACTGGAAATACATCCAGATGAGCATCGACTCCAACATCAGTCTG GTGCATTACATCATCGCCTCTGCCCAGGTCTGGATGATCACGCGCTACGACCTGCACCACAGCTTCCGCCCGGCCGTGGTGGTCCTCATGCTCCTTAGTGTCTACAAGGCCTTTGTCATGGA GACCTTTGTCCACCTCTGTTCCCTGGGCAGCTGGACAGCATTGCTGGCCCGAGCGGTGGTGACGGGGCTGCTGGCCCTCAGTACGCTGGCCCTGTACGTCGCTGTGGTCaacgtgcactcctag
- the ATP4A gene encoding potassium-transporting ATPase alpha chain 1 — protein MGKTENYELYSVELGSDSAKMTKKGGGGGGGKKKDKLEGMKKEIEINDHQLSVTELEQKYKTSATKGLSTSLAAELLLRDGPNALRPPKGTPEYVKFARQLAGGLQCLMWVAAAICLIAFGIQASEGDLTTDDNLYLALALIAVVVVTGCFGYYQEFKSTNIIASFKNLVPQQATVIRDGDKFQINADQLVVGDLVEMKGGDRVPADIRILAAQGCKVDNSSLTGESEPQTRSPECTHDSPLETRNIAFFSTMCLEGTAQGLVVNTGDRTIIGRIATLASGVENEKTPIAIEIEHFVDIIAGLAILFGATFFVVAMCIGYTFLRAMVFFMAIVVAYVPEGLLATVTVCLSLTAKRLASKNCVVKNLEAVETLGSTSVICSDKTGTLTQNRMTVSHLWFDNHIHSADTTEDQSGQTFDQSSETWRALCRVLTLCNRAAFKSGQDAVPVPKRIVIGDASETALLKFSELTLGNAMGYRERFPKVCEIPFNSTNKFQLSIHTLEDPRDPRHVLVMKGAPERVLERCSSILIKGQELPLDEQWREAFQTAYLSLGGLGERVLGFCQLYLSEKDYPPGYAFDTDAMNFPTSNLCFAGLVSMIDPPRATVPDAVLKCRTAGIRVIMVTGDHPITAKAIAASVGIISEGSETVEDIAARLRVPVDQVNRKDARACVINGMQLKDMDPSELVEVLRTHPEMVFARTSPQQKLVIVESCQRLGAIVAVTGDGVNDSPALKKADIGVAMGIAGSDAAKNAADMILLDDNFASIVTGVEQGRLIFDNLKKSIAYTLTKNIPELTPYLIYITVSVPLPLGCITILFIELCTDIFPSVSLAYEKAESDIMHLRPRNPKRDRLVNEPLAAYSYFQIGAIQSFAGFADYFTAMAQEGWFPLLCVGLRPQWEDHHLQDLQDSYGQEWTFGQRLYQQYTCYTVFFISIEMCQIADVLIRKTRRLSVFQQGFFRNKILVTAIVFQVCIGCFLCYCPGMPNIFNFMPIRFQWWLVPMPFGLLIFVYDELRKLGVRCCPGSWWDQELYY, from the exons ATGGGCAAGACA GAGAATTACGAGCTGTACTCAGTGGAGCTGGGCTCGGACTCAGCCAAGATGACCAAGAAGGGCGGTGGTGGCGGCGGaggcaagaaaaaggacaagctgGAGGGCATGAAGAAGGAGATTGAGATT AACGACCACCAGCTGTCCGTGACCGAACTAGAACAGAAGTACAAGACCAGCGCCACCAAG GGCCTCTCCACCAGCCTGGCAGCTGAATTACTGCTGCGAGATGGGCCAAATGCGCTAAGGCCACCGAAGGGGACCCCGGAGTACGTCAAGTTTGCGCGGCAGCTGGCAGGTGGTCTGCAGTGCCTCATGTGGGTGGCTGCTGCCATTTGCCTCATTGCCTTTGGCATCCAGGCCAGTGAGGGTGACCTTACCACTGATGACAAT CTGTACTTGGCTCTGGCCCTCATCGCTGTGGTGGTGGTCACAGGCTGCTTTGGCTACTACCAGGAGTTTAAGAGCACCAACATTATTGCCAGCTTCAAGAACCTTGTACCCCAG CAAGCAACTGTGATCCGAGATGGGGACAAGTTCCAGATCAACGCAGACCAGCTCGTGGTGGGAGATCTGGTGGAGATGAAAGGCGGGGACCGAGTGCCGGCTGATATCCGCATCCTGGCGGCCCAGGGCTGCAAGGTGGACAATTCCTCGCTGACTGGCGAGTCTGAGCCACAGACCCGCTCACCGGAGTGCACGCACGACAGCCCCCTGGAGACTCGCAACATCGCCTTCTTCTCTACCATGTGTCTTGAGG GTACCGCCCAGGGCCTGGTGGTGAACACCGGCGACCGCACCATCATTGGGCGCATTGCGACCCTGGCGTCAGGAGTGGAGAATGAGAAGACGCCCATTGCTATTGAGATCGAGCACTTTGTGGACATCATCGCCGGCCTGGCCATCCTCTTCGGGGCCACCTTCTTTGTGGTGGCCATGTGCATTGGCTACACCTTCCTGCGGGCCATGGTCTTCTTCATGGCCATTGTGGTCGCCTATGTCCCCGAAGGGCTGTTGGCTACCGTCACG GTCTGCCTGTCCCTGACGGCCAAGCGGCTGGCCAGCAAGAATTGCGTGGTCAAGAACCTGGAAGCCGTGGAGACGCTGGGCTCCACGTCCGTGATCTGCTCCGACAAGACCGGCACCCTCACGCAGAACCGCATGACGGTGTCCCACCTGTGGTTTGACAACCACATCCACTCGGCAGACACCACGGAGGACCAGTCAG GGCAGACCTTTGATCAGTCGTCCGAGACGTGGAGGGCGCTGTGCCGCGTGCTCACCTTGTGCAACCGAGCCGCCTTCAAGTCGGGCCAGGACGCGGTGCCGGTGCCcaag CGCATCGTCATCGGGGATGCGTCCGAGACGGCGCTGCTCAAGTTCTCGGAGCTGACGCTGGGCAATGCCATGGGCTACCGCGAGCGCTTCCCCAAAGTCTGCGAGATCCCCTTCAACTCCACCAACAAGTTCCAG CTGTCCATCCACACCTTGGAGGACCCTCGGGACCCGCGACACGTGCTGGTGATGAAGGGCGCCCCCGAGCGCGTGCTGGAGCGCTGCAGCTCCATCCTCATCAAGGGCCAGGAGCTACCGCTGGATGAACAGTGGCGGGAGGCCTTCCAGACGGCCTACCTCAGCCTGGGGGGCCTGGGCGAGCGTGTGCTGG GCTTCTGCCAACTCTACCTGAGTGAGAAGGACTACCCACCGGGCTATGCCTTTGACACGGATGCCATGAACTTTCCAACCAGCAACCTCTGCTTTGCGGGACTCGTATCCATGATAGACCCACCCCGAGCCACTGTTCCTGATGCTGTGCTCAAGTGCCGCACAGCCGGCATCCGG GTGATCATGGTGACAGGGGACCATCCCATTACAGCCAAGGCCATCGCAGCCAGTGTGGGCATCATCTCCGAAGGCAGTGAGACGGTGGAGGACATTGCTGCCCGTCTCCGCGTGCCCGTGGACCAAGTTAATAGAAA ggatgCCCGTGCCTGCGTGATCAACGGCATGCAGCTGAAGGACATGGACCCATCAGAACTGGTTGAGGTGCTACGTACCCACCCTGAGATGGTGTTTGCCCGTACCAGCCCCCAGCAGAAGCTGGTGATAGTGGAGAGCTGCCAACGACTG GGAGCCATCGTGGCTGTGACAGGGGACGGTGTGAATGACTCCCCAGCCCTGAAGAAGGCAGACATCGGGGTGGCCATGGGTATCGCCGGCTCCGACGCTGCCAAAAACGCAGCGGACATGATCCTCCTGGACGACAACTTCGCCTCCATCGTGACCGGCGTGGAGCAGG GCCGGCTGATCTTTGACAACCTGAAGAAGTCCATCGCCTACACACTGACCAAGAACATCCCTGAGCTGACACCCTACCTCATTTACATCACAGTCAGCGTGCCCCTGCCCCTTGGGTGCATCACCATCCTCTTCATAGAACTCTGCACCGACATC TTCCCGTCGGTATCTCTGGCCTACGAGAAGGCAGAGAGTGACATCATGCACCTGCGGCCACGGAATCCAAAGCGTGACAGATTGGTCAACGAGCCCCTGGCCGCCTATTCCTACTTCCAGATTG GTGCTATCCAGTCGTTTGCTGGCTTTGCCGACTACTTCACTGCCATGGCCCAGGAGGGCTGGTTCCCACTGCTGTGCGTGGGGCTGCGGCCACAGTGGGAGGACCACCACCTGCAAGATCTGCAGGACAGCTATGGCCAGGAGTGG ACGTTCGGGCAGCGTCTATACCAGCAGTACACATGCtacactgtgttcttcatcagcatcGAGATGTGCCAGATCGCCGACGTCCTCATCCGCAAGACGCGGCGCCTCTCCGTCTTCCAGCAGGGCTTCTTCAG GAATAAGATCCTGGTGACAGCCATCGTGTTCCAGGTGTGCATCGGCTGCTTCCTGTGTTACTGCCCTGGCATGCCCAACATCTTCAACTTCATGCCCATCCG GTTCCAGTGGTGGCTGGTCCCCATGCCCTTTGGCCTCCTCATCTTCGTCTATGATGAGCTGCGGAAACTTGGTGTTCGCTGCTGTCCAGGCA GCTGGTGGGACCAGGAACTCTATTACTAG